Below is a window of Chloroflexia bacterium SDU3-3 DNA.
AGATGCTGCCATCCACTCGACCGGGCGCGAAAACCTCGATCTGGTGCCTGCCACCGAGAACCTGGCAGGCGCGATGGTGGAGCTGGTGGATGCCGAGCGGCGCGAGTGGCGGCTGGACAGCGCCCTGAGCGCGGTGGTGGGCTACGACTGGATCATCCTTGACTGCCCGCCCTCGCTTGGGCTGATCACGCTGAACGCGCTCTGCGCTGCGCAGCACGTGCTTATCCCGCTGCAGTGCGAGTTCCTGGCGCTGGAAGGCCTGGCCCAGCTCAAGGGCACGATCGACCGCGTGCACACCACCATGAACCCCAAGCTTTCCATCCTGGGCGTGGTGATGACCATGTACGATGGCCGCACCAACCTGGCCCAGCAGGTGGTAGAAGAAGTGCGCAAGTACTTCCCGCAGCGGATCTTCCAGACCCTGATCCCCCGCAGCGTGCGGTTGAGCGAGGCCCCCAGCTACGGCCAGATGATCAGCGAGTATGACCCGCAGAACCGCGCCTCGCAGGCGTATAGCACCCTGGCCGAGGAGCTGCTTGGCCGGGTGAGAGGAGCCGCCGCATGATGAAGAAGCCACGCGGCCTGGGCAGCGGCCTGGGCGCGCTGCTCCCCGACGCGCCCGCCAGCGGGGTGCGCGAGATCGCGATCAGCGAGATCCACCAGAACCCGCGGCAGCCGCGCACCTACTTCGACGAGGACATGCTGGAAGATCTGGTCGCTTCCATCCGCGAGCACGGCATCATCCAGCCGCTGATCGTCAGCGAGCGCGAGCGCGGCTACGAGCTGGTGGCTGGTGAGCGCCGCTGGCGGGCGGCTCAGCGCGCGGGCCTGACCCAAGTGCCGGTGATCGTGCGCGAGACCACGCCCCAGCAACTGCTGGAGCTGGCCCTGATCGAGAACATCCAGCGCGCCGACCTGAACCCCATGGAGGAGGCCCGCGCCTTCGACGAGCTGGTGCGCGAGTTCGGCCTGACCGACAGCGAGGTGGCCCAGCGTGTGGGCAAGAACAACCGCGTGACCGTGGCCAATACCCGCCGCCTGCTCAAGCTCTCGCCCCAGGCCCAGGAGGCCATCCTCAAGAATACCATCACCGCAGGTCACGGCCGCGCGCTGCTGCGCTTCGAGGATGCCGACCAGCAGCAGGCTGCCCTGGCGGCCCTGATCGACGACGCCCTGAGCGTTCGCGAGGCCGAGGAGCTGGGCGAGCTGGCCCAGACCAATGGCGGCGATGTGGCCCGCGCTATCGACACACTGCGCCGCAAGCGCGCATCGCGCGTGGGCGGCGGGCGCGGCAAGCAGCGCGCCGAGGTACCCGCCAGCCCCGCTGAAGAAGCGCCCGCCGCCACCACCAGCGCCGATGACCGCGCGCTGGGCGACGAGCTGGGCAAGCTGCTGCATACGCCGGTGGCGATCACGCGCACCAGCAAAGAGCTGCGTGTGACTATCTCGTTCTACGACGAGGAGAAGATCCAAGAGTTCCTTGACCTGCTGGCGGGCGCACAACCGTGATTTTTCGCCCAGCAGACGATCGCCAAGCCACGATAGCCGATCTTGCGGGCGAGCCGCGCCAGGGCCTTGGCCGCTGGACTTTCGCCCGCCGCTAGACTGCATCCCACCCATCGCTCGCCGGATCGGCATCGCTGGCCCAGAAGAAAAGGCACAGCTATGTCGGTACGGGTTCAGTTCGAGCAGCATGTACGCGAGGCCGTGGCCCAGCTGGTGCGCCGCACCATCGCCCGCGCGCCGATCACCCCCAACACGCTCACGGTGATCGGCACGCTGATGACCATCGCCACCGTGCCCCTGATCAGCCGGGGCTACTTTCTGGCGGCGGGACTCGCGCTCATCCTCACGAGCGTGTTCGACATGCTGGATGGCGCGCTGGCCCGCGTCACCCAGCGCACCAGCGCGTTTGGAGCCTTCCTCGACTCGGCGCTCGACCGCTACAGCGATGCCCTGCTGCTGTTCGGCTTTTTCATGTACTTCCAGCACACCGCCCCCGGCGCGGTCGAGAGCACGCTAGCCTTTCTGGCCACGATCGGCTCGCTGCTCACCAGCTACATGCGCGCCCGCGCCGAGGCCGTGGGCTTCGCCTGCAAGGTGGGGCTTGTTGAGCGGCCCGAGCGCATGGTGCTGATAATCCTGGGCCTGCTGACCGGCTGGGTGGCGCCCATGCTGTGGGTACTCGCTGTGCTTACCAACGTCACCGCGCTGCAGCGCCTGCTGCACGTGTGGCACAGCGAGCGCAGCAGCCACGGCGGCGCGCCGCGCCCCAACCAGCGCTGAGGCTGGCCCGCCGCTGGGGCTGGCCTGCGCACCGCCAGCCCCAGCGCACCACGATCGCGAATAGTACCAATAGCCGCCCGCCCGCGCCGCCGCCCTGCAAAAAGCCGCTATAATAGAGAACAAATGTGCGAAAGCCCGCGCCGCCGACATCCGTCCGCGTAGCGCATATGGTACAATGCCTCGTGTTTGCGCTTGGCTACCTGCCGACAGCCCTCCGCCCTGCCACCACTGCCACGAGGGCGCGGCCAAGCTCGCTGCGAGGGGTGAGAGAACGCATGCTGCTAGAGCTTAACATTAGTGATTTTGCGATCATCGATCGCCTCAACCTTCGTCTGACACCTGGGTTCAACGCCCTGACGGGCGAGACCGGCGCAGGCAAGTCGATCATCATCGACGCGCTCGGCACCCTGCGCGGCGAGCGCGCCGACCCTAGCTTTGTGCGGGCCGGTGCCGAGCGGGCGCGGATCGAGGGTGTGTTCAGCATCGGCGACACGCCCGCCATCATCCCGCTGCTGCAGGAGTACGGCCTGTGGGAAGAGGATGACGAGACGATTATCCTGGTGCGCGAGCTGAGCGCGGGCAGCGGGCGTAGCGTGGCCCGCATCAACGGGCGCGCGGTCAACAGCGGCATCCTGCGCGAGGTGGGCGGCCAGCTAGTCGACATCCACGGCCAGCACGAGGGCCTCTCGCTGTTCAACACCCGCACCCACGGCGAGATGCTCGACCGCTATGGCCAGCTGCTGCCCCTGCGCGGCCAGGTGGGCGAGCGCTACGCCGCCCTGCGCAGCACCCAGGACGAGCTGTCCAAGCTGCGCGCCGCCGCCGCCCGCCGCACCGAGCGGATCGAGGAGCTGCAGCTGCTGCTGGATGATGTGCGCGACGCCAAGCTGCGCGCTGGCGAGGAGCAGGAGTTGCTGCAGGAGCGCGCGCTAGTGCAGAATGGCGCGCGGATCACCGATCTCGTGTCGCGATCCTACGCGCTGCTCTACGCCGGGCAGGAGAGCGGCAAAGGCGCGGCCCGCTCGATCATCGAGTCCATGGGTGTGGTGAACGACAGCCTGGCCGAGCTTGGGCGGCTCGACCCCTCGGTCGAGAAGCTGGCCGAGCTTGCGGCAGAGCTGCTCTATACCTTGGAAGATCTGTCTGCCAATGTGCGGGCCTACCGCGACAGCATGGAATTTGACTCGGCGCGGCTGGACGCCATCGAGGATCGGCTGACCCTCATCCGCGAGATGCAGCGCAAGCACCACGGCACGGTGGAGGAGATCCTCGACCGCGCCGCCAGGGCCACCGAGGAGATCGACCGCTTGACCCACAGCGCCGAGCACATGGCCGACCTTGAGGCCCAGGAGCAGCGCCTGCGCGAGGAGGTGGGCCGCCTAGCCGCCCAGCTCTCGCAGCGCCGCCGCGAGGTGGGCAACCGTCTGGGCGAGGCGGTGGTGGCATCAATGCGCGATCTAGCCATGCCCAACGTGCGCTTCCAGGTGAGCCTGGAGCAGGCGCTCGACCCGCGCGGCGTGCCCGCGCGGCTGCCCCACGCCGCGCCGCCACCCGAGGGCACACCCGCCCGCTACGCCTGCGATAAGACCGGCATCGACCGGATCGAGTTTATGCTCTCGCCCAACCCCGGCGAGCCGCTCAAGCCGCTGGCCAAGATCGCATCCGGCGGCGAGAGCGCCCGCCTGCTGCTGGCGCTCAAGTCCATCCTCTCGAAGGTGGATGAGGTGCCGACCCTGATCTTTGATGAGGTAGATGTGGGCGTCGGCGGGCGCGCGGGCCACGTGGTGGGCGAGAAGCTCTGGGGCATCAGCGCGCAGCACCAGGTGATCTGCATCACCCACCTGCCGCAGGTCGCGGCCTTTGGCGACTCGCACTACGCCATCGCCAAGCAGGTGCTCGGCTCATCCGCCGAGGGCAACCAGCGCACCCGCACCAAGATCAGCCAGCTCTCCGACGACCAGCGGGTGGATGAGATCGCGGCCATGCTGGATGGTGTGCCGATCAGCGAGCACAGCCGCAACAGCGCCCGCGAGATGCTGGAGCGCGCCGACCAGTTCAAGCAGCGCATCCGCTCATCAACCCCTCAGCTTGAGATGTTGCCCAAGGGCTGATACTATAGGCGGCACAGTGCAAGCCTGCCATACTGGGCGGCGCTCGCCTACGGGCTAGGGCCGCTTTGTGTATCCCTGTGCCGCAGCGTGGCCGCCACCAGCGCGCCCGCCGCCTGTTCTCTGCGCATGGTCGCGCTCTCTGCGCCCACGCCGATAGAAATGTTGGAGGATCGACGTTGCAACAGCGACAGTCTACCATCGCACGCTGGTGCGCCTGGCTTATCGAGGGCGGCTGGCTGATGGCTCTGGTCTTTATCCCGAGCTACTTTAACCTGCTCTCCTCGCGCCACTTCGAGCCGGATAAGGCGACCATGCTGCGCTCGATTGTGGTGATGATGCTCACCGCTGGCGTGGTCTACGCCCTCGACCGCGCGGGCAGCGCGCCGAAGGCCGCCGCGCCGCCCCAGCAGCCCAGTTGGTGGCGGCGGTTGATCGCCTTTCCGATGGCGCTGCCGGTGCTGGTGTTTGCGCTGGTCTTTCTGCTGGCCACGCTCACCTCGATCACGCCGTGGGTCAGCCTGTGGGGCTCGTACCAGCGCCTGCAGGGAACCTACACCAACCTCTCGTACATTGCCCTAGCCGTCATGGTGGTGCTGTTCCTGCGCCGCCGCGAGCAGCTGGATCGGCTGATCACCGTGGGGGTGCTGGGTGCGCTCCCCGCTGTGGGCTACGGCCTCATCCAGCACAGCCAGCACGACCCGCTGCCCTGGCGCGGCGACGTGATCTCGCGCGTGGCCTCGACCATGGGCAACTCGATCTTTGTGGCGGCCTACCTCATCCTCATCCTGCCGCTGGCCTGCTACCTGGCGCTGGCGGGCTTTCGCACGGCGCGGCGCGACACCGCCAGCGAGAATCGCGGTGGCGCGTGGGGCTGGGCTGCGGCCTACGGCCTTGCCATCGCGGGCGCGCTGCTGATCGCCTACGCCTCGATCTGCTTTGGCGCGGTGGTGCGCGTGCCCGACCTGCGCTACTGGTGGGTCTACCCCGGCGGGCTGCTGGTCGGCCTCGGGCTGTTTGTGCTGCCCACGCTGGGCATCCACCGCGCCGACCGCCTGCGCACGAGCCTGCTCTGGCCGGGGATCGTGGCGCTGGGCTACGCGCTCTGGCTGGGCTTCATGTTCCTGCTGGGCCAGGGCGGCGATCAGCAGGTGGCGGCATCCGCCGGGCGTGGCGGCACCGAGTGGTGGATCTACCTGGTGCTGGGCGTGCTGTTTGTGCTAGGCAGCTACGCGCTGTTCTACACCCTGCCGCGCCTAGGCGAAAGCTCGCGGGTGCTCTCGCTGATGCAGGGCGTGGGGATGACCGCTGTCGCGGTGCTCGTGGGCATGACCATCATCTTCACCCAGAGCCGTGGGCCCTGGATCGGCGCGATGGCCGGGATGTTTGTGTTCTTCACCGCGCTGATCGTGATCGCGTGGGGGCGTGCCCGCCGCGAGAGCCCCGCGCGGGTGGCGCTGTGGCGCGGCCTGCTGATCGCCGAGATCGCCGTGACGGTGCTGGCGGGTGGCTTCTTGGTGGCCTTCAACATCAGCAATGCGCCGATCTTCGAGCCGCTGCGCACCATGCCCTACATCGGGCGCATGGGCCGCCTGCTGGAGACCGACGAGGGCACCGGCCTGGTGCGTCGCCTGATCTGGTCGGGCGACGAGCACGCTGGCGGCGCGGTCGCGCTGATCACATCCGACCCGCTGCGCATGGTGATCGGCTGGGGGCCGGAGAGCATGTTCGTGGCCTACAACCGATTCTACCCGCCCGCGCTGGCCAACATCGAGGCGCGCGGCGCGTCGCCCGACCGCTCGCACGAGGCCTACCTCGACGAACTGGTGACCAAGGGCGTGCTGGGGCTGGCCAGCTACCTATTCGTGCTGATCAGCGTGTTCACGCTGGGCATCGCGCTCATCCGCCGCGTGGATGACTGGCACGCCCAGGCCCTGGTGAGCGCATGTCTCTCGATCATCGTCGCCCACTGCGTCGAGGGCCTGACCGGCATCCCGATCGTGTCCTCGCTCATGCTGTTCTGGATCGCCATCGCCACCATCGTGTGCGTGGGCCTGCTCTATGGCCAGGTGCGCTTTGGGGCGCAGCCCGAGCCCGAGCCAGCCCCCGAGCCTGCGCCTGCGGCCAAGCAGCAGGGCGGTCGCTCGCGGCGCGGCGCGGCCCAGCGCGGCGCGGCCCAGCGCGGCCCATCCCAGCGCCGCGACGAGTCGGCGGGCCTGGGGTGGCTGATCTACACCATGGTCTTTGCGCTCGGCATTGCGGTGGTCTGGTTCACCAACATCGACAACGTGTACGCCGACATGCGCTTTCAGCAGGGCCAGCAGTACACCGAGGGCGCGAACGCTGGCCTGCAGCAGCAGATCGCCGGTGCCGAGTTCTACCTCGACGCCATCCGCATGGAGCCGAACCAGGATTTCTACTACCTGAGCCTGGGCCGCACCCTGATGAGCATCGCCGACATCCAGCGCCAGACATCCGGCACGCTGGGCGCGGTCAAGCAGGATGCCCAGCTGCGCGACCTGCTGCAGGCCGAGAGCGCGCCCGCCATGCTGGCGCAGATGCAGCCGCTGGTGGCCATGAGCTACGCCCAGGCCGTGCTCGATCAGGCCTACAAGATCAACCCGCTGAACAAGGACCACTCGGCCAACCTGGGCCGCCTGCACGCCTACTGGTACTCGCGCATGGATCAGGATCCGGCGCAGCTGGATGAGGCGCTGCAGTGGTACCAGAACAGCAACGCCAAGGCCCCGCAGGATGTGGTCATCCTCAATGAGTACGCAGGCACCGTGGCGCTGAAGGGCAGCTACAGCGAGTCGAAGGGCGATGCCGCCGCCGCCCAGCAGGCCTACGTCCAGGCCGAGCAGCTGCTGACCCACTCGAAGGAGCTGGACCAGAAGTACCCCGACACCGACATCCGTCTGGCCGACCTGCTGCGCATCCAGGGCCGCACCGCCGAGGCGCTCGACCGCTACATCGCGATCATCGCCAGCAGCCCCCACGCGCTGGATGCCGAGTACAACGCGGTGATCGCCAGCGTGCAGGATGACAAGGCCCAGCTTGGCCGCCTGCGCGACGCCTACGAGCAGGCCCTGGCCAAGACCCCCGACGACGCCACGCTCACCGAGATCATCGGGCGCATCGCGGTGCCGCAGGGCGACATGGCGCGCGCCACTAGCGCCTTCGAGTCGCTGGTGAACCTGGAGCCCCAGAACCCCGAGGCCTACCGCAACCTGGTGGTGGTGCTGAGCGACACCATGCAGTACAGCCGCGCCGCCGACCAGGCCGCCAGCTGGGCGAAGATGCTGCAGGCCCAGGGCGACACCCAGCAGGCCCAGCAGATCCAAGGGCTGGAGTCCTACTTCCGCAATCTGGCAGGCGGCTAGGCCCAAAAACACATCGGGGGTAGAGACGGCATTGGCCATCTCCACCCCCGGTGCGCGCGCATCGTTCGGTTAGTAGGGTTGCTGGTCGTCCATCACGTGCTGGCATTCTACCAGCGCCCTGCAGACCGACGTACTGGTACTGTACACGAACCTTCCCCTCCTGTGAATAGTCTCTCCATCCTTACAGCTAGCAGTACCCTTTCCCAGGAGCAGATAGCGCCGCAGTCCTATGCTTTGGTTGTTATATGGGCAAGGTTGCGGCAAGCTTCTTGGTTAGGCGCTCTTGCGCGCCTCGGTCAGCGGCGTGTGCTGGCCATCCAGCTCTTGAATCATGGCCAGGGCGAACTGGGATGCGGTTGCCAGCCCCTCCGGGTCGATGTGGTCGGCGTCGTCGGTGGCCTGATGCCAGTGCGGCAGCCAGCCCTCGGCGTCCAGCCCCACGAGGCAGATGCCCCGGAACCCGCGCCGCCGCAGGCTGGCCACCTCCTCGACGATTACCACGGGCTGTCCAGTGACGCCTAGCTGGCGGCTGCGCTCGGCGGCGGCCCTGGCAAGGGCCAGCGAGTCCGCGTCGGGCGCGTAGGGCGTGAAGTAGGTGATGCCGCTGTGCCGCGTCACATAGGCGATCCGGCTCGACCCCACCAACTCAAAGTCGATGAAGTAGGCGTCGCGCAGCTCGTCGCCATACTGATCCAGCAGCGCGTGGGTTCCCATACAGCTGCTCTCCTCAGCCCCTGTGAAGGCCAGCCACACCTCGGTTTGCTCTAGCGGGTGGGTCTGGATGTGCGCCCCTAGCCCCAGCAGGCACGCCACTGCTGTGGCGTTATCCTGCGCGCCGGGGACAAAGGGGGCCAGTTCGTCATACGCCAGCCCTGCCAGGAAGCCGCCGACGACCAGCCCTGCCGCCGCCTGCGCCGCGCCGCCCATCCTGGTGGGCCGGATGGACTGGGCCAGCAGGGCCGCCGCCGCCAACGCGTGGGCTAGGAATCCCACGCTCGATGAGGCTTGTAGCAGCTTCTTGCGCCCCTGTGTGAATGATGGCCGCTGCTTGTTGCTGTCGGTGTGGCCGATCAGCACCACCCTGCGGTGGGCCTGCTGCTGCGCCGGAATGCGGGCCACCGTGGTGGCCGTAGGCACCTTGGGGAAGAGCCAGCGCATCGGCTGCTTGACGTTGAGCATCGACTGCCACATGTGGTAGACACTGTAGGCCGCCGTGGCTGCGCCCGCCAGCCTGCGCAGCCGCCCGCTGCGCCCCAGGATGGTGGCCGCCACCACCAGCGCCGCTGGGACGCACATGGTATAGCCCCACGTGTCCCAGCAGAGAAATGGGATCTCCTCGGTTGCGATGCCGCGTGCGGCCAGCGTGGTGCGGATGTAGTCGCGGGCCTTGGCCTCGGCGAGGCTGCCGGTTGGCCGCGGCCCGATGGTCGTGGCGAGCGCCTTGACGTGCTCGTAGAGGGCCTCTGGATGAAGGTCGCTCATTGTTCCTCCTTGAAAAGTGGTAAGGAGAGACTATGAACAGTATAGGATGAGATCGGGGCGTGGGACATGGCAGTTTCCCACGCCCCCGATGGGCTTTATGCTACTTGCCGCGAAGGGTCCGCACCAGCTCGGGTGCCTTGCCGATGTAGGTCTCGGGCGCGAGCGCGCGCAGCTCGCCCTTCACCGCGTCGCTCACATCCAGCTGGTCGATGAAGGCCGCCAGCGACTCGGCGGTGATCGCGTGGCCGCGCGTCAGCTTCTTCAGCGCCTCGTATGGCTCGGGGTAGCTCTCGCGCCGCAGGATGGTCTGGATGGCCTCGGCCAGCACCTCGGGGTGGGCCTGCAGATCCTCCAGCAGGCGCTGGCGGTTCACGGCCAGCTTGCCCAGGCCCTTCAGCAGCCGCCGGTAGGCCAGCAGGCTGTAGCCGAACGCCGAGCCGAGGTTGCGCAGCACGGTGCTGTCGGTCAGGTCGCGCTGCTGGCGCGAGATCGGCAGCTTGCGGCTGCAGTGCTCCAGCAGGGCGTTGGCGATACCCAGGTTGCCCTCGGCGTTCTCGAAGTCGATCGGGTTGACCTTGTGCGGCATGGTCGAGGAGCCGACCTCGCCCGCCTTGGCGGCTAGGCCGAAGTAGCCCATGCT
It encodes the following:
- a CDS encoding ParB/RepB/Spo0J family partition protein, which translates into the protein MKKPRGLGSGLGALLPDAPASGVREIAISEIHQNPRQPRTYFDEDMLEDLVASIREHGIIQPLIVSERERGYELVAGERRWRAAQRAGLTQVPVIVRETTPQQLLELALIENIQRADLNPMEEARAFDELVREFGLTDSEVAQRVGKNNRVTVANTRRLLKLSPQAQEAILKNTITAGHGRALLRFEDADQQQAALAALIDDALSVREAEELGELAQTNGGDVARAIDTLRRKRASRVGGGRGKQRAEVPASPAEEAPAATTSADDRALGDELGKLLHTPVAITRTSKELRVTISFYDEEKIQEFLDLLAGAQP
- the recN gene encoding DNA repair protein RecN, whose amino-acid sequence is MLLELNISDFAIIDRLNLRLTPGFNALTGETGAGKSIIIDALGTLRGERADPSFVRAGAERARIEGVFSIGDTPAIIPLLQEYGLWEEDDETIILVRELSAGSGRSVARINGRAVNSGILREVGGQLVDIHGQHEGLSLFNTRTHGEMLDRYGQLLPLRGQVGERYAALRSTQDELSKLRAAAARRTERIEELQLLLDDVRDAKLRAGEEQELLQERALVQNGARITDLVSRSYALLYAGQESGKGAARSIIESMGVVNDSLAELGRLDPSVEKLAELAAELLYTLEDLSANVRAYRDSMEFDSARLDAIEDRLTLIREMQRKHHGTVEEILDRAARATEEIDRLTHSAEHMADLEAQEQRLREEVGRLAAQLSQRRREVGNRLGEAVVASMRDLAMPNVRFQVSLEQALDPRGVPARLPHAAPPPEGTPARYACDKTGIDRIEFMLSPNPGEPLKPLAKIASGGESARLLLALKSILSKVDEVPTLIFDEVDVGVGGRAGHVVGEKLWGISAQHQVICITHLPQVAAFGDSHYAIAKQVLGSSAEGNQRTRTKISQLSDDQRVDEIAAMLDGVPISEHSRNSAREMLERADQFKQRIRSSTPQLEMLPKG
- a CDS encoding ParA family protein, whose product is MAVANQKGGVGKTTTSVSLAGELARSGQQVLLIDCDPQGNATTSLGVAKRGLTATSYEVLMGLAGLDAAIHSTGRENLDLVPATENLAGAMVELVDAERREWRLDSALSAVVGYDWIILDCPPSLGLITLNALCAAQHVLIPLQCEFLALEGLAQLKGTIDRVHTTMNPKLSILGVVMTMYDGRTNLAQQVVEEVRKYFPQRIFQTLIPRSVRLSEAPSYGQMISEYDPQNRASQAYSTLAEELLGRVRGAAA
- a CDS encoding CDP-alcohol phosphatidyltransferase family protein; this translates as MSVRVQFEQHVREAVAQLVRRTIARAPITPNTLTVIGTLMTIATVPLISRGYFLAAGLALILTSVFDMLDGALARVTQRTSAFGAFLDSALDRYSDALLLFGFFMYFQHTAPGAVESTLAFLATIGSLLTSYMRARAEAVGFACKVGLVERPERMVLIILGLLTGWVAPMLWVLAVLTNVTALQRLLHVWHSERSSHGGAPRPNQR
- a CDS encoding M28 family peptidase; translated protein: MSDLHPEALYEHVKALATTIGPRPTGSLAEAKARDYIRTTLAARGIATEEIPFLCWDTWGYTMCVPAALVVAATILGRSGRLRRLAGAATAAYSVYHMWQSMLNVKQPMRWLFPKVPTATTVARIPAQQQAHRRVVLIGHTDSNKQRPSFTQGRKKLLQASSSVGFLAHALAAAALLAQSIRPTRMGGAAQAAAGLVVGGFLAGLAYDELAPFVPGAQDNATAVACLLGLGAHIQTHPLEQTEVWLAFTGAEESSCMGTHALLDQYGDELRDAYFIDFELVGSSRIAYVTRHSGITYFTPYAPDADSLALARAAAERSRQLGVTGQPVVIVEEVASLRRRGFRGICLVGLDAEGWLPHWHQATDDADHIDPEGLATASQFALAMIQELDGQHTPLTEARKSA